One Branchiostoma floridae strain S238N-H82 chromosome 1, Bfl_VNyyK, whole genome shotgun sequence genomic region harbors:
- the LOC118418494 gene encoding uncharacterized protein LOC118418494 translates to MSTILWDVFKHFLVVAVVFYLAFSSMDTQGYYMEKSLKSRFPTFQKINTLDKVWTWSYNELQKVLFGHPGSKLLDDQSYRVGAAAFKQFRSQKGHCRTDVATFPHCKIDFSLKKYESAKFGVGWRALSDSRINVTDLTIKDANTTDVPDTNINATFVNDTNINATDSRETNMTASVEIDNDINSTERERNRRQRDVSDDWDIGHGSVEKDDPSVARSMASAWVYTSGSSLPYSGQVDTYTDGAYMFGVGNDPRQSVLAMRHLQENGWLDDFTEAVLVEINAYNANTNLFAVITLLVEFVAGRGAKTSQGIHMFKLYSYVGTSGQLNIAFQRG, encoded by the exons ATGAGCACAATCTTGTGGGACGTCTTCAAGCACTTTCTCGTCGTGGCGGTGGTTTTCTACCTGGCCTTCAGCAGTATGGACACCCAGGGGTACTACATGGAAAAATCGCTCAAATCTCGGTTTCCCAcattccaaaag ATTAACACTCTTGACAAAGTCTGGACCTGGTCCTACAATGAACTGCAGAAGGTTCTATTTGGCCACCCTGGCAGCAAGCTACTCGATGACCAGTCATACAGAGTCGGGGCGGCCGCATTCAAACAGTTTCGAAGCCAAAAAG GACACTGCCGAACTGACGTAGCTACCTTTCCCCACTGCAAGATAGActtctccttgaaaaagtatgAAAGTGCGAAGTTTGGCGTTGGATGGCGGGCACTATCTGACAGTCGTATCAATGTAACCGATCTAACTATCAAAGATGCCAATACAACCGATGTACCCGATACCAATATCAATGCAACCTTTGTAAATGATACCAATATCAATGCAACCGATTCAAGGGAGACCAATATGACCGCAAGCGTTGAAATAGATAATGATATCAATTCAACCGAAAGAGAAAGAAACCGACGACAGCGAGATGTTTCAGATGACTGGGACATCGGCCATGGATCAGTCGAAAAGGATGACCCAAGCGTCGCGCGTTCCATGGCGTCAGCATGGGTCTACACATCGGGGTCGTCTCTCCCCTACAGCGGGCAAGTGGACACGTACACCGACGGAGCCTACATGTTCGGAGTCGGCAACGACCCCCGGCAGTCCGTCCTCGCTATGAGACATCTACAGGAGAATGGGTGGCTGGATGACTTCACTGAAGCTGTTTTGGTCGAGATAAACGCGTACAATGCCAACACCAACCTTTTTGCCGTGATCACTCTTCTGGTAGAGTTTGTAGCAGGTCGTGGGGCGAAAACAAGCCAAGGCATTCACATGTTCAAGTTGTATTCTTATGTAGGGACGTCCGGGCAACTCAACATAGCATTTCAG AGAGGGTAA
- the LOC118418438 gene encoding polycystic kidney disease 2-like 2 protein, whose protein sequence is MAHQKREYFCRPWNWLEFLRLLLCIAVIAMFAAKEIMRVSYVDQLKDVNGQFVSFRSIAVISDVFTSLMALLVFVMTLQFMSLLSFNRLIGVFFHTLQNAAHKIATFSIMFLLMLAAFGTMGFLVFGAEAENYKSFPSSARTLLLKMFGNVDYVDVSPGHVVICRLYFLSFVVAVVIVLSNMFVTILDDQLATSKSNPGGPGGDSDMGDFMVNRFLQFLGINTATRPPKGSENSRDEEMAKQLQDLEDKLELMLKKINDI, encoded by the exons ATGGCGCATCAGAAGAGGGAGTATTTCTGCCGGCCATGGAACTGGCTAGAATTCCTGCGCCTCCTCCTGTGCATTGCAGTCATCGCCATGTTTGCTGCAAAAGAGATTATGCGTGTCAGTTATGTCGACCAGCTAAAAGACGTCAACG GTCAGTTTGTCAGCTTCCGCAGCATTGCAGTCATCAGCGATGTCTTCACTTCTCTGATGGCCCTTCTTGTCTTCGTCATGACGCTTCAGTTCATGTCACTGTTGAGCTTCAACCGCCTCATCGGGGTATTTTTTCACACGCTGCAAAATGCAGCCCATAAGATCGCCACCTTTTCCATCATGTTTCTGCTGATGCTTGCAG CTTTTGGCACTATGGGGTTTCTGGTATTTGGAGCTGAAGCGGAAAACTACAAGTCCTTTCCGTCATCCGCCCGGACTTTGCTACTCAAGATGTTTGGGAACGTTGACTACGTTGACGTGTCTCCCGGCCACGTAGTTATTTGCCGCCTGTATTTCCTAAG TTTCGTGGTAGCGGTGGTAATTGTTCTATCCAACATGTTTGTCACCATCTTGGATGACCAACTGGCTACGTCCAAGAGCAACCCTGGCGGTCCTGGTGGGGATAGTGACATGGGTGACTTCATGGTCAACAGGTTTCTGCAGTTCCTGGGGATCAACACTGCAACTAGACCTCCTAAAG GCAGTGAAAACTCTAGAGATGAAGAAATGGCAAAACAGCTACAGGATCTTGAGGACAAGCTGGAGCTGATGCTAAAGAAGATCAACGATATATAA